In Streptomyces sp. NBC_01381, a genomic segment contains:
- a CDS encoding metal ABC transporter permease encodes MEILQTAFMQRALIAAVLVGITAPAIGIYLVQRRQALMGDGIGHIAMTGVGLGFLLNSSPVWMATLIAVVGAVTMELIRAYGKTRGDIALAMLFYGGMAGGVLLINLSDTGSNANLSSYLFGSLSTVSDSDVTAICLLAAFVVLVTVGLRKQLFAVSQDEEFARVTGLPVRVLNLLIAVTAAVTVTVAMRVVGLLLVSALMVVPVAAAQQITRSFKVTFVLSVVIGTAVTLSGTVTSYYEDVPPGATIVLMAIGVFVVLTALATPLARRRARTLATAEAATCTAEVPDARRSADKAIV; translated from the coding sequence ATGGAAATTCTCCAGACCGCATTCATGCAGCGGGCGCTGATCGCCGCCGTCCTCGTCGGCATCACGGCCCCCGCCATCGGCATCTACCTCGTCCAGCGCCGCCAGGCCCTGATGGGCGACGGCATCGGCCACATCGCCATGACGGGCGTCGGCCTCGGCTTCCTGCTCAACTCGAGCCCCGTGTGGATGGCGACGCTGATCGCCGTCGTCGGCGCGGTGACGATGGAGCTGATCAGGGCGTACGGGAAGACGCGCGGCGACATCGCCCTCGCGATGCTCTTCTACGGCGGCATGGCGGGCGGTGTCCTGCTGATCAACCTCTCGGACACCGGCTCCAACGCGAACCTCTCCTCGTATCTCTTCGGCTCGCTCTCGACGGTCTCCGACTCCGACGTCACGGCGATCTGCCTGCTCGCGGCGTTTGTGGTCCTGGTCACGGTCGGGCTGCGCAAGCAGCTGTTCGCGGTGAGCCAGGACGAGGAGTTCGCGCGGGTGACGGGGCTGCCCGTGCGTGTGCTGAACCTCCTCATCGCGGTCACGGCGGCGGTGACGGTGACGGTCGCGATGCGCGTCGTGGGCCTGCTTCTGGTGAGCGCGCTGATGGTGGTGCCGGTCGCGGCGGCCCAGCAGATCACCCGCTCCTTCAAGGTGACGTTCGTCCTGTCGGTGGTCATCGGCACGGCCGTCACGCTGTCCGGCACGGTCACGTCGTACTACGAGGACGTGCCGCCCGGGGCGACGATCGTCCTGATGGCGATCGGCGTCTTCGTGGTCCTCACCGCCCTCGCGACGCCGCTCGCGAGGCGCCGGGCCAGGACCCTGGCGACGGCCGAGGCCGCGACCTGCACGGCGGAGGTCCCCGATGCCCGGCGCTCGGCCGACAAGGCCATCGTCTGA
- a CDS encoding AIM24 family protein produces MKSDLFSTEHMVQPSAVPGMTLQNAKSIKYAVNGEMHARQGAMIAYRGSLQFERKSQGMGGMLKRAVTGEGLPLMAVRGQGEAWFAHEAQNCFIVDIEPGDALTVNGRNVLCFDATLSYEIKTVKGAGVTGGGLFNSVFTGAGRLGLVCEGNPLVIPVSPQQPVYVDTDAVVGWTAGLDTSLHRSQSIGSMIRGGSGEAVQLMLKGEGYVIVRPSEATPAKPQQH; encoded by the coding sequence ATGAAGAGTGACCTGTTCTCCACCGAGCACATGGTGCAGCCGTCCGCCGTCCCGGGGATGACCCTGCAGAACGCCAAGTCGATCAAGTACGCGGTGAACGGCGAGATGCACGCCAGGCAGGGCGCGATGATCGCCTACCGCGGCAGCCTGCAGTTCGAGCGCAAGAGCCAGGGCATGGGCGGCATGCTCAAGCGGGCGGTCACCGGTGAGGGGCTGCCGCTCATGGCCGTGCGCGGCCAGGGCGAGGCGTGGTTCGCGCACGAGGCGCAGAACTGCTTCATCGTCGACATCGAGCCGGGCGACGCCCTCACCGTCAACGGCCGCAACGTCCTGTGCTTCGACGCGACGCTCTCGTACGAGATCAAGACCGTGAAGGGCGCGGGCGTCACCGGCGGCGGCCTCTTCAACAGCGTGTTCACGGGAGCGGGCCGCCTCGGGCTCGTCTGCGAGGGCAATCCGCTGGTGATACCCGTCTCGCCGCAGCAGCCGGTGTACGTCGACACGGACGCGGTGGTCGGCTGGACCGCAGGACTCGACACCTCGCTGCATCGCTCGCAGTCGATCGGTTCGATGATCAGGGGTGGTTCCGGGGAGGCGGTCCAGCTGATGCTGAAGGGCGAGGGGTACGTCATCGTGCGGCCGAGCGAGGCGACTCCCGCGAAGCCGCAGCAGCATTAG
- a CDS encoding GAF and ANTAR domain-containing protein codes for MSSPPREERLSAAFVDLADTLVRDFDVIGFLHTLAEHCVDLLDVSAAGVLLTTPAGQVVDAAASDEQTRVLEMNGIEWDEGPCRDCVLGGGLHVPDVPLDTDTARDRWPRFAPYAVELGLTSVVAAPLRMHDQVIGALNLFRSDPGPLDAPQLRLGQALADTATIGVLQQRAVSEQMVVAAQLQSALDSRIVIEQAKGYLAHRRRTGVEEAFTVMRQYARSHNARLTDVARQVLEDTADPVLLDPGR; via the coding sequence ATGTCCAGCCCTCCCCGTGAGGAACGGCTCTCGGCCGCGTTCGTCGACCTCGCCGACACGCTCGTACGCGACTTCGACGTCATCGGCTTCCTGCACACACTCGCCGAGCACTGTGTGGATCTCCTGGACGTGTCCGCGGCCGGGGTGCTGCTGACCACGCCGGCAGGCCAGGTGGTGGACGCCGCCGCATCGGACGAGCAGACCCGCGTACTGGAGATGAACGGCATCGAGTGGGACGAGGGGCCGTGCCGGGACTGTGTGCTCGGCGGCGGTCTCCACGTGCCCGACGTACCGCTCGACACCGACACGGCCCGCGATCGGTGGCCCCGATTCGCGCCGTACGCCGTGGAGTTGGGGCTGACCTCGGTCGTCGCGGCTCCGCTGCGGATGCACGACCAGGTGATCGGCGCGCTGAACCTGTTCCGGAGCGACCCCGGCCCGCTGGACGCGCCCCAGCTGCGGCTCGGCCAGGCGCTTGCGGACACCGCCACCATCGGTGTGCTGCAACAGCGGGCGGTGAGCGAGCAGATGGTAGTGGCCGCACAACTTCAGTCGGCCCTGGACAGCCGGATCGTGATCGAGCAGGCCAAGGGGTATCTCGCCCACCGCCGCCGGACCGGGGTGGAGGAGGCGTTCACGGTGATGCGGCAATACGCGCGCAGTCACAACGCGCGGCTGACCGATGTCGCCCGACAGGTCCTGGAGGACACGGCCGACCCCGTGTTACTGGACCCCGGACGCTGA
- the recO gene encoding DNA repair protein RecO — protein MSLFRDDGVVLRTQKLGEADRIITLLTRGHGRVRAVARGVRRTKSKFGARLEPFSHVDVQFFARGSELIGRGLPLCTQSETIAPYGGGIVTDYARYTAGTAMLETAERFTDHEGEPAVQQYLLLVGGLRTLARGEHEPHLILDAFLLRSLAVNGYAPSFTDCAKCGMPGPNRFFSVAAGGSICVDCRVPGSVVPSAEALALLGALLTGDWDTADACEARHAREGSGLVSAYLHWHLERGLRSLRYVEKN, from the coding sequence ATGAGCCTGTTCCGTGATGACGGCGTCGTGCTGCGCACCCAGAAGCTGGGTGAGGCGGACCGCATCATCACGCTGCTCACACGCGGTCACGGACGTGTGCGGGCCGTTGCCCGTGGCGTGCGGCGGACCAAGTCCAAGTTCGGGGCGCGGCTTGAGCCGTTCTCCCATGTCGACGTGCAGTTCTTCGCGCGCGGCAGCGAACTCATCGGGCGCGGGCTTCCGTTGTGCACACAGAGTGAGACCATCGCTCCGTACGGTGGTGGGATCGTGACCGACTATGCGCGGTACACCGCCGGTACGGCGATGCTGGAGACCGCCGAGCGGTTCACCGATCATGAGGGTGAGCCGGCCGTGCAGCAGTATCTGCTGCTGGTGGGCGGGCTGCGGACGCTCGCTCGCGGTGAGCACGAGCCGCATCTCATCCTCGACGCGTTCCTGCTCCGCTCCCTCGCCGTGAACGGCTACGCGCCGAGCTTCACGGACTGCGCGAAGTGCGGCATGCCGGGACCCAACCGCTTCTTCTCCGTCGCGGCGGGCGGCTCGATCTGCGTCGACTGCCGGGTGCCCGGCAGCGTCGTGCCGTCGGCGGAGGCGCTCGCGCTGCTCGGCGCGCTGCTCACCGGCGACTGGGACACGGCGGACGCGTGTGAGGCGCGGCACGCCAGGGAGGGCAGCGGACTTGTTTCCGCCTATCTGCATTGGCACTTGGAGCGCGGACTGCGTTCACTGCGGTACGTAGAGAAGAACTGA
- a CDS encoding DUF1266 domain-containing protein produces the protein MAIWRKWSRPKTESKYPARLTMHQLWMVSLSAPVSRDKDASRTTLYPFTRIDDAKAEAWLAQQWEITAPEQLLGRLGRLANTGYRAMAQRRLGVAPLAWDVALYVDISRRGFACGMLTEPDTWTLLKNIVPAVAGTYASWQEYADHYLLGRQVWRDNLEAARGDGEGLPAPQTVSDAHLRSLLDPANRTSPWNLAPWEAISNPDRPRRRG, from the coding sequence ATGGCGATATGGAGGAAGTGGAGCAGGCCGAAGACCGAGTCCAAGTACCCGGCGCGGCTCACCATGCACCAGCTCTGGATGGTGTCGCTGAGCGCGCCGGTCAGCAGGGACAAGGACGCCTCGCGTACGACGCTGTATCCGTTCACCCGCATCGATGACGCCAAGGCCGAGGCCTGGCTCGCCCAGCAGTGGGAGATCACCGCGCCCGAGCAGCTGCTCGGGCGCCTGGGCCGCCTCGCGAACACCGGGTACCGGGCGATGGCCCAGCGGCGTCTGGGCGTCGCCCCGCTCGCTTGGGATGTCGCGCTTTACGTGGACATCTCACGGCGCGGCTTCGCGTGCGGGATGCTCACCGAACCCGACACCTGGACGCTGCTCAAGAACATCGTCCCGGCGGTGGCCGGAACGTACGCGTCCTGGCAGGAGTACGCCGACCACTACCTCCTGGGCCGGCAGGTGTGGCGGGACAACCTGGAGGCCGCCCGCGGTGACGGCGAGGGCCTCCCCGCCCCGCAGACGGTGTCGGATGCCCACCTTCGGTCCCTCCTGGACCCGGCGAACCGCACGAGCCCGTGGAACCTCGCCCCCTGGGAAGCGATCAGCAACCCGGACAGGCCGCGACGCCGGGGCTAA
- a CDS encoding GNAT family N-acetyltransferase, with product MPELQRLRPDHAPALLAFEQENRAYFAKSVPDRGDTYFTDFEARHTSLLAEQAAGVCHFHVLVGDGGEILGRVNLIDVTPDGEAELGYRMAESAAGRGLATRAVRQVCVRAAEEYGLRRLRAETTLDNPGSQTVLTRTGFMAEAELPDLDGRPGIRYVRRLP from the coding sequence ATGCCCGAACTCCAGCGCCTCCGCCCCGACCACGCCCCGGCCCTGCTCGCCTTCGAGCAGGAGAACCGCGCGTACTTCGCCAAGTCGGTCCCTGACCGAGGCGACACCTACTTCACCGATTTCGAGGCCCGCCACACGTCCCTCCTCGCCGAACAGGCGGCCGGGGTCTGCCACTTCCACGTACTGGTGGGAGACGGCGGCGAGATCCTCGGCCGGGTCAACCTGATCGACGTGACACCGGACGGCGAGGCGGAGCTGGGCTACCGCATGGCGGAGAGCGCGGCGGGCCGGGGCCTGGCGACGCGCGCGGTACGCCAGGTGTGCGTGCGGGCGGCCGAGGAGTACGGCCTGCGCAGGCTGCGGGCGGAGACGACGCTCGACAACCCGGGCTCGCAGACGGTGCTGACGCGCACGGGCTTCATGGCGGAGGCCGAACTGCCCGACCTGGACGGCCGCCCAGGCATTCGCTACGTACGCAGGCTCCCTTGA
- a CDS encoding DUF397 domain-containing protein, with product MYEYDLSNARWHKSSYSNGEGGNCVEVTYDFVGVRWRKSSYSGGDGGEACVEVADGLPGIVPVRDSKNPQGPALFIRPEAWSAFVAGQRAG from the coding sequence ATGTACGAGTACGACCTGAGCAACGCCCGCTGGCACAAGAGCAGTTACAGCAACGGTGAAGGCGGCAACTGCGTCGAGGTCACGTACGACTTCGTAGGCGTCCGCTGGCGCAAGAGCAGCTACAGCGGCGGCGACGGCGGGGAGGCCTGCGTCGAAGTAGCCGACGGACTCCCCGGCATAGTTCCCGTCCGCGACAGCAAGAACCCTCAGGGTCCCGCCCTGTTCATCCGCCCCGAAGCCTGGTCCGCGTTTGTCGCGGGGCAGCGAGCGGGATGA
- a CDS encoding helix-turn-helix transcriptional regulator translates to MANGSRQAAWEFFGAELKRRREDAGLTQSALGVRVFVSGGYIGQFEQAIRKPQLDVAERIDEVLQTDGFFERMCRKLIDDKRYADYFAAVVELEALATRICEFAPTLVPGLLQTAAYARAVTVAANPFVTDEYVDEKVTARLERARVLKDATRPEYWVVLHENALYIPVGGPEAMAQQLDHVAKLMRERHVLVMVLPYEAGAHANMTGDLRLMEFDDAPPTAYTETAFSGTLVDEPAVVVRAQRAYDLLRGAALPPKASLALVESAAEDYRRCTSTT, encoded by the coding sequence ATGGCCAATGGTTCGAGGCAGGCGGCATGGGAGTTCTTCGGAGCGGAGTTGAAGCGGCGCCGAGAGGATGCGGGACTTACGCAGTCGGCGCTGGGGGTACGGGTTTTCGTATCCGGCGGATACATCGGCCAATTCGAACAGGCAATTCGTAAGCCACAGCTGGATGTCGCGGAGAGGATCGATGAGGTCCTACAAACCGATGGCTTTTTCGAGCGGATGTGCCGGAAGCTGATCGACGACAAGAGGTACGCGGATTACTTTGCGGCGGTCGTGGAGTTGGAGGCGCTGGCGACGCGCATCTGTGAGTTCGCGCCGACCCTGGTTCCGGGCCTCCTGCAGACCGCCGCGTACGCCCGCGCGGTGACCGTGGCGGCCAACCCGTTCGTCACCGACGAGTACGTGGACGAGAAGGTGACCGCCCGGCTGGAGCGGGCGCGCGTCCTCAAGGACGCTACAAGGCCCGAGTATTGGGTGGTGCTGCACGAGAACGCGCTGTACATCCCGGTGGGTGGACCGGAGGCGATGGCTCAGCAGTTGGACCACGTCGCGAAGCTGATGCGGGAGCGGCATGTGTTGGTGATGGTGCTTCCGTACGAGGCGGGGGCGCACGCCAACATGACCGGGGACCTGAGGCTCATGGAGTTCGACGACGCTCCCCCAACCGCCTATACAGAGACGGCGTTTTCGGGAACCCTCGTCGACGAACCGGCGGTGGTGGTGCGGGCCCAGCGCGCCTACGATCTACTCAGGGGCGCCGCGCTGCCGCCGAAGGCGTCCCTCGCCCTGGTCGAGTCGGCAGCTGAGGATTACAGACGATGTACGAGTACGACCTGA
- a CDS encoding Fur family transcriptional regulator, producing MCGRSCELSVEEAPVTTAAGPPVRGRSTRQRAAVAAALGEVDEFRSAQDLHDMLKHKGDSVGLTTVYRTLQSLADAGEVDVLRTDEGESVYRRCSTGDHHHHLVCRVCGKAVEVEGPAVEQWAETIASEHGYVNVAHTVEIFGTCAECAEAKKK from the coding sequence ATGTGCGGGCGATCGTGCGAGTTATCAGTTGAGGAGGCACCTGTGACAACAGCTGCGGGACCCCCGGTACGAGGCCGGTCCACCAGGCAGCGCGCCGCGGTGGCGGCGGCTCTGGGCGAGGTGGACGAGTTCCGCAGTGCGCAGGACCTGCACGACATGCTCAAGCACAAAGGCGATTCGGTGGGCCTGACGACGGTCTACCGAACGCTCCAGTCCCTCGCCGACGCCGGCGAGGTCGACGTGCTGCGCACGGACGAGGGCGAGTCGGTCTACCGCCGCTGCTCCACCGGCGACCACCACCATCACCTGGTCTGCCGGGTGTGCGGCAAGGCGGTCGAGGTCGAGGGCCCGGCCGTGGAGCAGTGGGCCGAGACGATCGCGTCCGAGCACGGATATGTGAACGTGGCGCACACGGTGGAGATCTTCGGTACGTGCGCGGAGTGCGCGGAAGCGAAGAAGAAGTAG
- a CDS encoding membrane-associated oxidoreductase has protein sequence MENMELTATEARVWQAYARGRTVDLRPTDGAAADSGAQWGPERTVRAEVLRALLLEAPRQAGETPLLRLTGARISGRLDLQYAEVAAPIHLWACYFDEELDLYGAQLRQLNLGRSVLPGLHAITLRVDGSLRMSGCRVRGPVRLGGARISGAVFLDGAELGEAGVRLTEPVLALNRVTIDDDLQADGGLTAHGLVRLAGAVIAGNITFDDAVLSNPGGTALHASSLSAGTGLHAMRLTAHGRINMPGARIPGQLNLEGARLSNPGGTALRASGLVGGTLDLLQAEPIEGTVTLRGCQLELLNIAPETWPDEVRLDGLTYMRLGPHEPAERRLQVLERDTDGYVPYAYEQLTVAYRHIGDDAAARTVQLAKLRRHRGTLSWWARAWGYLQDITVGYGFRPARAALWLLSLLLIGSVTYALHHPRALKPAEAPDFDPFFYTLDLLLPIIGFGQEQAYAAEGAYQSLSYALIVMGWTLATTIAAGVTRAISRQ, from the coding sequence ATGGAGAACATGGAGCTGACCGCCACCGAAGCGCGCGTGTGGCAGGCGTACGCGCGCGGCCGCACCGTCGACCTCCGGCCGACGGACGGTGCCGCCGCCGACTCCGGGGCGCAGTGGGGGCCAGAACGCACCGTGCGCGCCGAGGTGCTCCGTGCGCTGCTCCTGGAGGCGCCACGCCAGGCGGGCGAGACACCGCTGCTCCGGCTCACCGGTGCGCGGATCAGCGGGCGACTCGACCTCCAGTACGCCGAGGTGGCGGCGCCCATCCATCTGTGGGCCTGCTACTTCGACGAGGAACTCGACCTGTACGGGGCGCAGCTCCGGCAGCTGAACCTCGGCAGGTCCGTACTGCCCGGCCTGCACGCCATCACCCTGCGCGTCGACGGCTCGCTGCGGATGAGCGGGTGCCGCGTCCGGGGGCCCGTCCGGCTCGGCGGTGCGCGGATCTCGGGGGCGGTCTTCCTCGACGGGGCGGAACTGGGCGAGGCGGGCGTGCGGCTCACCGAGCCGGTCCTCGCGCTCAACCGCGTCACGATCGACGACGACCTCCAGGCCGACGGGGGCCTCACCGCGCACGGCCTGGTGCGCCTCGCGGGTGCCGTCATCGCCGGGAACATCACGTTCGACGACGCCGTGCTCAGCAATCCGGGCGGCACGGCCCTGCACGCGTCGAGCCTCAGCGCCGGTACCGGTCTGCACGCGATGCGGTTGACGGCGCACGGCCGGATCAACATGCCCGGTGCCCGCATCCCCGGCCAGCTCAACCTGGAGGGCGCCCGGCTCTCCAACCCGGGCGGCACGGCCCTGCGCGCCAGCGGCCTCGTCGGCGGCACGCTCGATCTGCTTCAGGCCGAGCCCATCGAGGGCACCGTCACCCTGCGCGGCTGTCAGCTCGAACTCCTGAACATCGCCCCGGAGACATGGCCGGACGAGGTCCGCCTCGACGGTCTGACGTACATGAGGCTCGGCCCGCACGAGCCCGCCGAGCGCCGGCTCCAGGTCCTGGAACGCGACACCGACGGCTACGTCCCGTACGCCTACGAGCAACTCACCGTCGCCTACCGTCACATCGGCGACGACGCGGCCGCCCGTACCGTCCAGCTCGCCAAACTGCGCCGCCACCGCGGGACGCTCTCCTGGTGGGCCAGGGCCTGGGGGTACCTCCAGGACATCACCGTCGGCTACGGCTTCCGGCCCGCGCGCGCCGCCCTGTGGCTGCTCTCTCTGCTGCTGATCGGCTCCGTGACGTACGCGCTGCACCACCCGCGCGCACTGAAGCCGGCCGAGGCACCCGACTTCGACCCGTTCTTCTACACGCTCGATCTGCTGCTCCCCATCATCGGCTTCGGCCAGGAGCAGGCGTATGCGGCAGAGGGCGCGTACCAGTCCCTCTCGTACGCCTTGATCGTCATGGGCTGGACCCTGGCGACCACGATCGCGGCGGGCGTCACACGGGCGATCAGCCGCCAGTAG
- a CDS encoding class I SAM-dependent methyltransferase, producing the protein MPMNRAHRKLCSSQQWAQAVKDRLLPWALEDVELGEDVVEIGPGYGANLRVLVDQVPRLTAVEIDGDTAGLLQRQWGDRARILHADGSDMPLPDDTYSSVVCFTMLHHVPTDALQDRIFAEAFRVLRPGGVFAGSDGQPSLRFRLLHFRDTMNTVAPADLPARLAAAGFTEPVVDCHPESGGLRFRARKP; encoded by the coding sequence ATGCCGATGAACCGAGCACACCGCAAGCTGTGCAGCTCCCAGCAATGGGCCCAGGCCGTGAAGGACCGCCTCCTGCCCTGGGCCCTCGAAGACGTCGAACTCGGCGAGGACGTCGTGGAGATCGGCCCGGGGTACGGGGCCAATCTGCGCGTACTCGTCGACCAAGTGCCCCGCCTCACCGCCGTCGAGATCGACGGCGACACAGCAGGGCTTCTGCAGCGCCAGTGGGGCGACCGGGCCCGCATCCTGCACGCCGACGGCTCCGACATGCCGCTCCCTGACGACACCTACTCGTCCGTCGTCTGCTTCACGATGCTGCACCACGTGCCCACCGACGCACTCCAGGACCGCATCTTCGCCGAGGCGTTCCGCGTGCTGCGGCCCGGCGGCGTCTTCGCGGGCAGCGACGGCCAGCCCAGCCTCCGCTTCCGGCTTCTGCACTTCCGCGACACGATGAACACCGTGGCCCCGGCGGACCTCCCTGCGCGCTTGGCGGCCGCCGGTTTCACCGAGCCGGTCGTGGACTGCCATCCGGAGAGCGGCGGCCTGCGCTTCAGGGCCCGCAAGCCCTGA
- a CDS encoding helix-turn-helix domain-containing protein: protein MSQTGHSPQGLTAIFVGDFTMPRGLRFATHHHLRHQLAWSARGLLRIRTATGSWLLPPTLALWIPAGLPHATEAAGDTVMRSPYIEPASCPAAASWTEPTVLAAGPLLRALIDHLLRTDLDVAARARAERVLLDVLHPVPVTSISVTEPKDARAREVARALAANPSDGRPLEAWGRTAGASARTLARAFSSDTGLAFGQWRERLRMQAAMPLLADGMTIEAVAARVGYASASSFVAAFHRIVGLTPRQYFPVRQEGGRG, encoded by the coding sequence ATGTCGCAGACCGGACACTCCCCTCAAGGGCTGACGGCGATCTTCGTCGGCGACTTCACGATGCCGCGCGGTCTGCGCTTCGCCACGCACCACCACCTGCGGCATCAACTCGCCTGGTCGGCAAGGGGATTGCTCCGCATCAGAACCGCGACCGGCTCCTGGCTGCTGCCGCCCACGCTCGCGCTGTGGATCCCGGCGGGGCTGCCGCACGCGACGGAGGCGGCGGGCGACACGGTGATGCGCAGCCCGTACATCGAACCGGCGAGCTGCCCCGCGGCGGCGTCGTGGACGGAGCCGACGGTCCTTGCGGCGGGCCCGCTCCTGCGCGCCCTGATCGACCACTTGCTCCGCACGGATCTGGACGTGGCCGCACGGGCGCGCGCGGAGCGGGTCCTGCTCGACGTGCTCCACCCCGTCCCGGTGACGAGCATCTCCGTGACGGAGCCGAAGGACGCACGGGCGAGGGAGGTGGCGAGAGCCCTGGCGGCCAACCCCTCGGACGGCCGCCCACTGGAGGCATGGGGCCGGACGGCAGGCGCAAGCGCCCGCACGCTCGCCCGCGCCTTCTCGTCCGACACGGGCCTGGCGTTCGGCCAGTGGCGGGAGCGCCTTCGCATGCAGGCGGCGATGCCGCTGCTGGCGGACGGCATGACGATCGAGGCGGTGGCGGCGCGGGTGGGCTACGCCTCGGCGAGTTCGTTCGTGGCGGCGTTCCACCGCATCGTGGGTCTGACGCCGCGCCAGTATTTCCCGGTGCGGCAGGAGGGCGGCCGGGGCTAG
- a CDS encoding isoprenyl transferase: MAVSRRGILGRSRREYKTPEPHPTGVKPPKIPGELVPKHVAIVMDGNGRWAKERGLPRTEGHKVGAERVLDVLQGGIEMGVGAISLYAFSTENWKRSPDEVKFLMNFNRDFIRKTRDQLDELGIRVRWVGRMPKLWKSVARELEISQEQTKGNDKLTLYFCMNYGGRAEIADAAQALAEDVKAGRLDPSKVSEKTFAKYLYYPDMPDVDLFLRPSGEQRTSNYLLWQSAYAEMVFQDVLWPDFDRRDLWRACLEYASRDRRFGGAIPNEQQIAES; this comes from the coding sequence ATGGCAGTGTCACGACGCGGAATCCTCGGGCGGTCCCGCCGTGAGTACAAGACCCCCGAGCCGCACCCCACGGGCGTCAAGCCGCCGAAGATCCCCGGCGAGTTGGTGCCGAAGCATGTCGCCATCGTCATGGACGGCAACGGACGGTGGGCCAAGGAGCGCGGCCTGCCGCGCACCGAGGGGCACAAGGTCGGCGCCGAGCGCGTCCTGGACGTGCTGCAGGGCGGCATCGAGATGGGCGTCGGGGCGATCTCGCTCTACGCCTTCTCCACCGAGAACTGGAAGCGGTCCCCGGACGAGGTGAAGTTCCTGATGAACTTCAACCGCGACTTCATCCGCAAGACCCGCGACCAGCTCGACGAGCTCGGTATCCGGGTGCGCTGGGTGGGCCGTATGCCCAAGCTGTGGAAGTCGGTCGCCAGGGAGCTGGAGATCTCCCAGGAGCAGACCAAGGGCAATGACAAGCTGACTCTTTACTTCTGCATGAATTACGGCGGGCGGGCCGAGATCGCCGATGCCGCGCAGGCGCTCGCCGAGGACGTGAAGGCGGGGCGGCTCGACCCTTCGAAGGTGAGCGAGAAGACCTTCGCGAAGTATCTGTACTACCCGGACATGCCGGACGTCGACCTGTTCCTGCGGCCCAGCGGCGAGCAGCGCACCTCCAACTATCTGCTGTGGCAGAGCGCTTACGCCGAGATGGTCTTCCAGGACGTGCTGTGGCCGGACTTCGACCGTCGTGATTTGTGGCGCGCCTGCCTCGAATACGCCTCGCGGGACCGCCGTTTCGGTGGGGCGATCCCCAATGAGCAGCAGATCGCAGAGAGTTAG
- a CDS encoding ANTAR domain-containing protein produces MPLHAMASYLRALHTHSGPGLAPLPLQACSEALGLDGLALLLAHEGSTPELVQSFGERTGALEDLQLTQGHGPSRDAADDGALLLMPDMGDATGFAVVRWPGLPYSVEELGVAAVFAFPLRIGVIALGALTGHRTTPGPLGTDQLADAFALADTLSQVVITLTARPAPSSGLLLDETCLHFAEVHQATGMLAAQLEIPCAQALIRLRAYAYSHNRRVLSCARDVIQYRLDLDDKDDKDS; encoded by the coding sequence GTGCCGCTGCACGCGATGGCGTCGTATCTGCGGGCACTGCACACTCACTCGGGTCCGGGGCTTGCCCCGCTGCCCCTGCAGGCGTGCTCTGAAGCGCTGGGCCTCGACGGTCTCGCGCTGCTCCTCGCCCACGAGGGCAGCACTCCGGAGCTGGTGCAGTCCTTCGGTGAACGCACCGGTGCGCTGGAGGATCTGCAGCTCACCCAGGGTCATGGGCCGAGCAGGGACGCCGCCGACGACGGCGCGCTGCTCCTGATGCCCGACATGGGCGATGCGACGGGCTTCGCGGTCGTGCGCTGGCCCGGACTGCCGTACTCGGTGGAGGAGTTGGGCGTCGCGGCCGTGTTCGCGTTCCCGCTGCGGATCGGGGTGATCGCACTGGGGGCGCTGACCGGGCACCGCACGACGCCGGGGCCGCTCGGCACCGATCAGCTCGCGGACGCGTTCGCGCTGGCGGACACCCTCTCCCAGGTCGTCATCACGCTCACCGCCCGTCCCGCCCCCTCCTCCGGTCTGCTCCTGGACGAGACCTGCCTGCACTTCGCGGAGGTCCACCAGGCGACCGGCATGCTCGCCGCGCAGCTGGAGATCCCCTGCGCGCAGGCGCTGATACGCCTGCGCGCCTACGCGTACAGCCACAACCGCCGGGTGCTTTCGTGCGCCCGTGACGTGATCCAGTACCGGTTGGACCTGGACGACAAGGACGACAAGGACTCGTGA